The following proteins are co-located in the Imtechella halotolerans genome:
- a CDS encoding RagB/SusD family nutrient uptake outer membrane protein, which produces MNHTKIIYSLILSMLTFIFSCESFVEIDTPNFQITTEAVFKDDETAIAAVKGLYNQLYHNNTGFSNGWENSITVLAGLSGGLISPRSTLHTKFSPYSQHEINTLNNPAASANLNLWSSAYNIIYLTNSVIKGLEGSTKISADIKNKLIGQALFIRAFTYFYLVNLYGDVPLLLTTDYRVNTIAFRTSTNEIWSQIEADLDQSISLLNNQTEYNEGQRIWVNKFVAMALQARVCLFLEKWSKAEELSSKVIENSSSYELLEDLNQVFLKNSKETIWQISPIKGSSIYPTNTNEATVFIIYPRFGRPFGSIELSNSLIAEFESFDKRKSDWIGQSNDILYYPYKYKVRNFYGDPTEYSMVIRFAEQFLIRAEARTYLNNLNGALVDLNKIRTRAGLDEFESESKEIILESIYKERKKELFSEWGHHWFDLKRTKRAQIIFKDNHTWEDTDLFYPIPEEERMKNPNLSQNLGY; this is translated from the coding sequence ATGAACCATACTAAAATAATATATTCTCTTATTCTATCAATGCTTACTTTCATATTTAGCTGTGAGAGTTTCGTTGAAATTGACACTCCTAATTTTCAAATTACAACAGAGGCCGTATTTAAAGATGATGAAACTGCAATCGCAGCTGTTAAAGGTCTTTATAATCAATTATACCATAACAACACTGGATTTTCAAATGGTTGGGAAAATTCAATAACTGTATTAGCAGGACTTTCTGGTGGTTTAATTTCCCCAAGAAGTACTTTACATACCAAATTTAGCCCATACTCTCAACATGAAATTAATACTTTAAACAATCCTGCAGCATCCGCAAATTTAAATCTTTGGAGTAGTGCATATAATATAATCTATTTAACAAATAGTGTTATAAAAGGATTGGAAGGTTCTACAAAAATATCGGCTGATATAAAAAATAAATTAATTGGTCAAGCACTCTTTATAAGGGCATTCACGTATTTCTACCTTGTAAATCTATATGGTGACGTCCCTTTGCTACTTACTACAGATTACAGGGTAAATACTATTGCCTTTAGAACTTCTACTAACGAAATATGGTCACAAATAGAAGCCGATTTAGATCAATCCATTTCACTCTTAAATAACCAAACAGAATATAATGAAGGTCAGCGTATTTGGGTAAACAAATTTGTCGCAATGGCCCTACAAGCTAGAGTTTGTTTATTCCTTGAGAAATGGAGTAAAGCTGAAGAATTAAGCTCTAAAGTAATTGAAAATTCAAGTTCCTATGAGCTACTCGAGGATCTTAATCAAGTCTTTCTAAAAAATAGTAAAGAAACAATTTGGCAGATATCTCCTATAAAAGGCTCTTCTATTTATCCTACAAACACAAATGAAGCAACAGTATTTATAATATATCCCCGATTCGGAAGGCCATTTGGGAGTATTGAATTGAGTAACAGTCTTATTGCTGAGTTTGAATCTTTCGATAAAAGAAAAAGTGATTGGATTGGACAATCTAATGACATTCTCTATTATCCATATAAGTATAAAGTTAGAAATTTTTATGGAGACCCTACTGAGTATTCAATGGTAATTCGATTTGCAGAACAATTTCTAATTCGTGCAGAGGCAAGGACTTATTTAAACAATTTAAATGGAGCCTTAGTAGATTTAAACAAAATTAGAACACGAGCAGGTTTAGACGAATTTGAGAGTGAATCAAAAGAAATTATACTAGAATCGATTTACAAGGAACGAAAAAAAGAGCTTTTTTCAGAATGGGGACATCATTGGTTTGACCTTAAAAGAACCAAACGTGCTCAAATAATTTTTAAAGATAATCACACTTGGGAGGACACTGATTTGTTTTATCCTATACCTGAAGAGGAACGAATGAAAAATCCAAATTTGAGTCAAAATCTAGGATATTAA
- a CDS encoding M16 family metallopeptidase, with protein MYLILLFSIPVVSQNAITYIDKDSLKLDPFVRYGKLDNGFTYYIRHNNEPKNEVYIQMVVKAGNFHEDSLQTEYAHLLEHMGYKGTHNFPKLSKHIQQSGGYSHASTSDLYTWYWAKFSSKNQKLLKDGLSIIKDWSQNINLNQNSIDVERGAVLGEIRNGNIHQKWYQETAKAAIEHSSGYKGKTKFEGTKNIKNFNIEAFIRFYKDWYRPDLQAAIIVGDINVDSTETEIKKMFKGLNMPENPKDPLFAFTKHSIILNEQNHYNVHRDTSVIEPFLSIFIKRPNPAYSPKTKDDYRDVLILNLYQEILNPRINSIKEYDPPFTLVPSTQYANQQLYTLRINIRFDDFSISTMKQRFIKSINSLRNLNLGFTDNEFKTAKENVRKIYQNKKSTSTKYLGDDYKNHFTLGTAAPEPSQKKQMISKILEEIKLEDVQNAAINYSNLKENTNFLYYTHPKFKAPDSSLLESWISEALTTKIEEFIPQDRINTLSDVVKLPLGDPNVIKSKTKSIIGVTTIDLKNDVKIILKPVGNSKTIKIRASRPNKIPFSNKQEYLMAAIAPKAIDFIGAGPYTKFQLKEFTKDTEVQIYQKLERTEQIIIGTTKSNRMEDFFQLLYLYTQHPRMDNDAFKIWKSSEHSILEKGNPDKNLFYSNAIDQIRFPKLPLLNSQLIRSLSQFDIYMSYKNWYSNLTGYTFVITGDFDLDEMEKLIIKYIPKMSSVKNHKYEKSNELAFPLKKINKINHINDSNEANIFLHFPVKVPTDIKSKALVSLVSNALYLKIWDRLRKGSYSPGSRVDLVDYKKGIYNFQIWFTSEIGNEETMIQWALEEFRELKKNGVDKDWFTKNLNLRISNYNRVYESSTFWTKYLSEKVKNNESITSEILELETILKHFITLDDLNKAIQEFLSEKYFQKFIFLPKNTALNSESKTSVNE; from the coding sequence ATGTACTTAATACTTCTATTTTCTATACCAGTAGTTAGTCAAAACGCTATTACCTATATTGATAAGGATTCTTTAAAACTAGATCCATTTGTTCGTTACGGAAAATTAGATAATGGTTTCACCTACTATATCCGTCATAACAATGAACCTAAAAATGAAGTATATATTCAAATGGTTGTTAAAGCCGGGAACTTCCATGAAGATAGTTTACAGACTGAATATGCACATCTCCTTGAGCATATGGGATACAAAGGGACTCATAATTTTCCTAAACTAAGTAAACACATTCAACAATCTGGTGGTTATAGTCATGCTTCGACTTCTGACCTATATACTTGGTACTGGGCTAAATTCTCTTCCAAAAATCAAAAACTACTAAAAGATGGCTTGTCTATCATTAAAGACTGGTCACAAAATATTAATTTAAATCAAAATTCCATTGACGTGGAAAGAGGGGCAGTTTTAGGTGAAATTAGAAATGGAAATATTCATCAAAAATGGTATCAAGAAACAGCAAAAGCGGCTATTGAACATAGTTCTGGATATAAGGGTAAAACAAAATTTGAAGGCACTAAAAATATTAAAAACTTCAATATAGAAGCTTTCATACGATTTTATAAAGATTGGTACCGACCTGACCTTCAGGCAGCAATAATAGTTGGAGATATTAATGTTGACAGTACTGAAACAGAAATCAAAAAAATGTTTAAAGGTTTAAACATGCCTGAAAATCCTAAAGACCCACTATTTGCTTTCACCAAACATTCTATAATACTTAATGAACAAAATCATTATAACGTACATAGGGATACATCTGTGATAGAACCTTTTTTAAGTATTTTTATAAAAAGACCTAATCCCGCGTACAGTCCAAAAACAAAAGACGATTATAGAGATGTTTTAATTCTAAATCTATATCAAGAAATACTAAATCCAAGAATAAACTCTATTAAAGAGTACGATCCTCCATTTACATTAGTTCCTAGTACTCAATATGCCAATCAACAGTTATATACTTTGAGAATCAACATAAGGTTTGATGACTTCTCAATCTCAACCATGAAACAAAGGTTTATAAAATCAATAAACAGTTTGCGAAACCTAAATTTGGGTTTTACTGATAATGAATTTAAAACAGCAAAGGAAAATGTCCGCAAAATATATCAAAATAAAAAATCAACTTCAACCAAGTATTTAGGCGATGACTATAAAAATCATTTTACATTAGGTACTGCTGCACCTGAACCAAGTCAAAAAAAACAAATGATCTCAAAAATACTTGAAGAAATAAAATTAGAAGATGTCCAAAATGCTGCAATTAATTACAGTAATTTAAAAGAAAATACGAATTTTCTTTATTATACACACCCAAAATTTAAAGCTCCTGATTCTTCTTTACTAGAAAGTTGGATTTCTGAAGCCCTTACTACTAAAATTGAAGAATTTATACCCCAAGATCGAATTAACACATTGAGCGATGTTGTAAAACTTCCTCTCGGAGACCCTAATGTAATTAAAAGTAAAACAAAAAGTATTATAGGGGTAACTACAATTGACCTTAAAAATGACGTAAAAATTATATTAAAACCTGTGGGAAATTCAAAAACCATTAAAATAAGAGCTTCAAGACCCAATAAAATACCCTTTTCAAATAAACAAGAATATCTTATGGCAGCGATTGCTCCCAAAGCTATAGACTTTATAGGAGCAGGGCCTTACACAAAATTTCAACTAAAAGAATTTACTAAAGATACGGAAGTACAGATTTACCAAAAGCTAGAGAGAACAGAACAAATAATTATTGGTACTACAAAGTCAAATCGAATGGAAGATTTTTTCCAATTACTTTATCTGTATACCCAACATCCTCGAATGGATAATGATGCATTTAAAATTTGGAAAAGTAGTGAACATAGTATTTTAGAAAAAGGTAATCCAGATAAAAATTTGTTTTACTCAAATGCAATAGATCAAATCCGATTTCCAAAATTACCATTACTTAATTCACAATTAATAAGATCATTATCACAGTTTGATATTTATATGTCATATAAAAATTGGTATAGTAATTTAACAGGTTACACTTTTGTTATTACAGGTGATTTTGATTTAGATGAAATGGAAAAACTCATAATTAAATATATTCCAAAAATGTCTAGCGTTAAAAATCATAAATACGAAAAATCTAATGAATTAGCATTCCCTCTTAAAAAAATCAATAAAATCAATCATATTAATGATAGTAATGAAGCCAATATATTTCTTCATTTCCCAGTAAAAGTTCCAACAGATATAAAATCAAAAGCACTCGTGTCATTAGTAAGTAATGCCCTTTATTTGAAAATTTGGGACCGTCTTAGAAAAGGATCCTATTCACCAGGCTCAAGGGTCGACCTAGTAGACTATAAAAAAGGAATTTACAACTTTCAAATTTGGTTTACATCTGAAATTGGGAATGAAGAAACTATGATTCAATGGGCATTGGAGGAGTTTAGAGAACTTAAAAAAAATGGTGTAGACAAAGATTGGTTTACAAAAAACTTGAACCTACGAATATCTAACTACAATAGAGTTTATGAAAGTAGTACATTTTGGACCAAATACCTTTCAGAAAAAGTTAAAAATAATGAAAGTATTACAAGTGAAATATTAGAACTCGAGACCATATTAAAACACTTTATCACATTAGATGATCTAAACAAAGCTATACAAGAATTTTTGAGTGAGAAGTACTTTCAGAAATTTATTTTTTTACCAAAAAACACGGCTTTAAATTCTGAATCTAAAACAAGTGTAAATGAATAA
- a CDS encoding DUF6520 family protein — protein MKKLKMILPMLAFVLAIGMSFAYVNAEKTMFTAYVYDSGVWTAVDVNCPGTGRNCTVQFVDEFGNPLSNVLDVYPIPSFKDKNGEDVEPLKTSNPFPELIVIE, from the coding sequence ATGAAAAAATTAAAAATGATTTTACCGATGTTGGCCTTTGTATTGGCCATTGGGATGTCTTTTGCATATGTAAATGCAGAAAAAACTATGTTCACGGCCTATGTTTATGATTCAGGAGTGTGGACTGCTGTGGATGTAAATTGTCCAGGTACAGGACGTAATTGTACAGTTCAATTTGTAGATGAATTCGGAAATCCTCTTTCTAATGTTCTAGATGTTTACCCAATCCCTTCCTTTAAGGATAAGAATGGTGAAGATGTAGAACCATTAAAAACCAGTAATCCTTTTCCGGAATTAATTGTTATTGAATGA
- a CDS encoding MauE/DoxX family redox-associated membrane protein: MKWLQKHRILISEIISILFIMLFVYTGFSKLMDGNTFYNNLINSPFAHVKSIAGFISWVIPLLEIIVAILLLFRKTRLKGLYGSLGLMMIFTAYVIGILFFSPYEPCSCGGVIALLSWNQHFIFNIIWVIMAISAIVLLRESSAKAINNYKLK; this comes from the coding sequence ATGAAATGGCTGCAAAAACATAGAATTCTTATTTCTGAAATCATCAGCATATTATTTATTATGCTGTTTGTATACACCGGTTTCAGCAAGCTTATGGACGGGAATACCTTCTATAACAATCTTATAAATTCTCCTTTTGCACATGTGAAAAGTATAGCAGGGTTTATATCATGGGTAATTCCGTTATTGGAAATAATAGTTGCCATTTTGCTACTATTCCGTAAAACAAGGCTTAAAGGATTATATGGTTCTCTTGGGTTAATGATGATTTTCACTGCTTATGTGATTGGGATTCTATTTTTCAGTCCCTATGAACCGTGTTCTTGTGGAGGAGTGATAGCTCTTTTGTCATGGAATCAACACTTTATATTTAATATAATATGGGTGATTATGGCTATCAGCGCAATAGTATTGCTTCGGGAATCGAGTGCAAAAGCTATTAATAATTATAAACTGAAATGA
- a CDS encoding GNAT family N-acetyltransferase: protein MSCDKNWEFIVLNLKSEYSNRHQDKPVGVMFSYKNAGGTYVPSFVGMDYDYAYEHQVYRQLLFQTVKRAGELGFSTIDFGMTAGFEKRKIGAHVTEKVAYIQAKDNFPFEQLEIMESKG, encoded by the coding sequence ATGTCTTGCGATAAAAATTGGGAGTTTATTGTTTTAAACCTAAAATCGGAATATTCAAATAGACATCAAGACAAACCAGTTGGAGTAATGTTTAGTTACAAAAATGCAGGTGGCACCTATGTTCCTTCTTTTGTAGGGATGGATTATGATTATGCATATGAACATCAAGTTTATAGACAGTTACTGTTTCAAACTGTAAAAAGAGCCGGTGAATTAGGATTTTCTACCATTGATTTTGGAATGACTGCAGGATTTGAAAAAAGGAAAATTGGTGCCCATGTAACAGAAAAAGTAGCCTACATTCAAGCCAAGGATAACTTTCCTTTCGAGCAATTGGAAATAATGGAAAGTAAAGGGTAA